The Nitrospirota bacterium genome contains a region encoding:
- a CDS encoding UbiD family decarboxylase gives MPYVDLREFLDALEKAGELVRVKTEVDPRLEVTEILNRLLAREGPAVLFERVKGSSIPLLANLFGTVKRVAMGLETDEAGLEEIGKFLAFLQHPEPPKGFVDAIKHLPFYGRILHLAPKTVSRAACQEVVLTGEQVDLGILPIMFCWPDDGGPQINWPLVITKSPHGGKYNAGIYRLQVLGKNRTAMRWLKHHGGAHHWREWMKLGKTMPVAAVLGCDPGTTIAAVTPVPEEIGEFHFAGLLRKKNIELVRCKTIDLEVPASAEIVIEGEVSPGDMADEGPHGDHTGYYNPVESFPVFRVTAITHRQNPIYMTTVTGRPPREDAVVALALNRVFLPMIKRTFSEIVDFHLPMEALSYRVAVISMKKEFPGHAKRVMMGLWGFLKQFLYVKFVIVVDPNINVRKWEDVIWAISTNVDPRRDVTIIDHTPIDYLDFASPLPELGAKMGIDATTKIPPETSREWGKPIVMDPDIVERVTRRWQEYGFG, from the coding sequence GTGCCGTACGTTGACCTGCGCGAATTTCTGGACGCCCTGGAGAAAGCCGGGGAACTGGTCCGGGTGAAGACCGAGGTGGACCCGCGGCTCGAAGTCACGGAGATTCTCAATCGCTTGCTGGCGCGCGAGGGCCCGGCGGTCCTGTTCGAGCGCGTCAAAGGCTCGTCGATCCCGCTGCTGGCCAACCTCTTCGGCACGGTCAAACGCGTGGCCATGGGGCTGGAGACCGATGAAGCCGGGCTGGAAGAGATCGGCAAGTTCCTGGCGTTCCTGCAACACCCGGAGCCGCCCAAAGGCTTCGTGGACGCGATCAAGCACCTGCCCTTCTACGGCCGCATCCTGCACCTGGCGCCCAAGACCGTGAGCCGCGCAGCCTGCCAGGAGGTCGTGCTCACGGGCGAACAGGTTGACTTAGGCATCCTGCCCATCATGTTCTGTTGGCCTGATGACGGCGGCCCGCAGATCAACTGGCCGTTGGTCATCACCAAGTCGCCGCACGGGGGGAAGTACAACGCCGGCATTTATCGTCTGCAGGTGTTGGGTAAGAACCGCACGGCCATGCGCTGGCTCAAACACCATGGCGGCGCGCACCATTGGCGCGAGTGGATGAAACTTGGCAAGACCATGCCGGTGGCGGCGGTGCTGGGGTGCGACCCCGGCACCACCATTGCCGCGGTCACCCCGGTGCCCGAGGAGATCGGCGAGTTTCACTTTGCGGGCCTGTTGCGCAAGAAGAACATCGAGCTGGTGCGCTGCAAAACCATCGACCTGGAAGTGCCGGCGTCAGCGGAGATCGTGATCGAGGGCGAGGTCTCGCCCGGCGATATGGCGGACGAGGGCCCGCACGGCGACCACACCGGCTATTACAACCCGGTGGAGTCGTTTCCGGTGTTTCGGGTGACCGCCATCACGCACCGGCAGAATCCGATTTACATGACCACGGTGACCGGCCGGCCGCCGCGCGAGGACGCGGTGGTGGCGCTCGCGCTCAACCGCGTGTTCCTGCCCATGATCAAGCGCACGTTCTCCGAGATCGTGGACTTCCACCTGCCCATGGAAGCGCTGTCGTATCGCGTGGCCGTCATCTCCATGAAAAAGGAATTCCCCGGCCACGCCAAACGCGTGATGATGGGGCTGTGGGGATTCTTGAAGCAGTTCCTGTACGTGAAGTTCGTGATCGTGGTCGATCCCAACATCAACGTCCGCAAGTGGGAAGACGTGATCTGGGCCATTTCGACCAACGTGGACCCGCGGCGCGACGTCACGATCATTGACCACACGCCCATCGACTACCTGGACTTCGCCTCGCCGCTTCCCGAGCTCGGCGCCAAAATGGGGATCGACGCCACCACCAAGATCCCGCCCGAGACCTCGCGCGAATGGGGCAAACCGATCGTCATGGATCCCGATATCGTCGAGCGCGTCACCCGGCGGTGGCAAGAGTACGGGTTCGGGTAA
- the ubiA gene encoding 4-hydroxybenzoate octaprenyltransferase: MATDVARPHGLDLRGKPTGSTWRTKLAAVSDLIRLPKQYGTLLLMAPALWSLVIASNGRPSWRLLAVFVMGAFVMRSAGCVLNDLADRHIDGRVQRTKERPLASGRLTPGEALAVGAALSFVALLLALTLNPLAIALSVVGFVLAAVYPLMKRVIAMPQAVMGAAFGWGALLAWAAVRNEVGAPAVVIFLATVCWAAGYDTIYAMLDRDDDLKIGVRSSAILFGPYAWAGVGVLFAFSVAGLVVLGMRVPMGGVYHATIAAVAAVLAYQTWRLRREIDHAAIFALFRSHAWIGLVVLLGIIVDLGMR, from the coding sequence GTGGCCACCGACGTTGCCAGGCCACACGGCCTCGATCTCCGCGGCAAGCCGACCGGCTCCACGTGGCGAACCAAGCTGGCCGCGGTGTCGGATCTGATCCGCCTCCCCAAACAGTACGGCACGCTCCTGCTCATGGCGCCCGCGCTCTGGTCGCTGGTGATCGCCTCCAACGGCCGGCCCTCGTGGCGACTGCTGGCGGTGTTCGTCATGGGCGCGTTCGTGATGCGCAGCGCGGGATGCGTGCTGAACGACCTTGCGGACCGACACATCGACGGCCGCGTGCAACGGACCAAAGAGCGCCCCCTGGCCTCGGGACGCCTGACTCCGGGCGAGGCGCTCGCGGTGGGCGCGGCGCTGTCGTTCGTCGCGCTGCTGCTGGCGCTGACCTTGAACCCGTTGGCCATCGCCCTCAGCGTGGTCGGTTTCGTGCTCGCCGCGGTCTATCCGCTGATGAAGCGCGTGATCGCGATGCCCCAGGCGGTGATGGGCGCCGCGTTCGGCTGGGGCGCGTTGCTCGCCTGGGCCGCGGTTCGCAACGAGGTGGGAGCACCCGCGGTGGTGATCTTCCTCGCCACGGTCTGCTGGGCCGCGGGGTACGACACCATCTACGCGATGTTGGATCGCGACGACGATCTGAAGATCGGTGTGCGCTCGTCCGCGATTCTGTTTGGACCATACGCGTGGGCCGGAGTGGGCGTCCTCTTCGCGTTCTCAGTGGCCGGCCTGGTCGTGCTGGGCATGCGGGTCCCAATGGGAGGCGTGTACCACGCCACCATCGCGGCGGTCGCCGCGGTGCTCGCGTATCAGACCTGGCGTCTGCGGCGGGAGATCGACCACGCCGCGATATTCGCGTTGTTTCGGTCGCATGCGTGGATCGGTCTCGTCGTGTTACTGGGCATCATCGTTGATCTCGGGATGAGATAG
- a CDS encoding chorismate lyase gives MIPRVIALATTSIAWKTLEEFLAEADSLDVPTVLRLLLTSDGSMTTALEALRVGRVSVEVVRQGEESIDDDTARRLGVSARQTAVARHVWLTHAGERLLYAVSVLPLESLAPDVATEIRRGIEPLGRLFDTKSRAVIRDDLRIGRHHNPDLAKAFGADPADPLWCRAYRLAVEGTLTASIVEVLSPRLAD, from the coding sequence ATGATCCCGCGCGTGATCGCACTCGCCACGACCTCCATCGCCTGGAAAACACTCGAAGAATTCCTCGCCGAAGCGGATTCCCTGGACGTCCCCACGGTGCTGCGACTGCTCCTCACTTCGGACGGCTCCATGACCACGGCGCTCGAGGCGTTGCGGGTGGGCCGGGTCAGCGTCGAAGTCGTACGCCAAGGTGAAGAGTCCATTGACGACGACACCGCGCGGCGTCTGGGCGTGTCGGCGCGTCAGACCGCGGTGGCTCGCCACGTCTGGCTCACCCACGCCGGCGAGCGGTTGCTGTACGCAGTCTCGGTCTTGCCGCTGGAGTCCCTGGCTCCGGACGTGGCGACTGAAATCCGCCGCGGGATTGAGCCCCTGGGCCGGTTGTTCGATACCAAGAGCCGGGCCGTGATCCGCGACGACCTCCGCATTGGCCGGCATCACAACCCCGATCTGGCCAAAGCGTTCGGAGCCGACCCCGCGGACCCGTTGTGGTGTCGGGCGTATCGGCTCGCGGTCGAAGGCACGCTCACCGCCTCCATCGTGGAGGTGCTCTCTCCCCGCCTGGCGGACTGA
- a CDS encoding tetratricopeptide repeat protein, with protein MDRSDRLGTLALIGLCLVTSLLYLPFIDHPFQYDDEHAIVANAALWQPGAWQAALTGTMPSSGEVLSGHYRPLTYLTYWATLRSAGPSPSAFHAVNLILHLSAVGLLLILVRNLALDRKVAVLTAALFALHPAVSEAVLYASARATLLSSVFMLAALVCYAQARSRQTAGHSSAGWWAGWAVLGLAALLSKETSVVLPLLCVAMDAIVSEHNERPSGWRRWGPHAAAFGVILGFAAWFGVWRAATSALTTTDAVSRYIAVVVGQISAMAMAIRVFVFPWPLTVDHPLPAWPEPGAWLLVSLVGAWGVAGLVALSSTPPAWRRAGFFALWVIIIALPTTLWPLNVPFQEHRAYLQHAGLAALTALGVARLLDARRVGRTVGVLVGGTALIASSWLIIDQGRRWSDPVRLWDHARLTAPASFRAQTNAGLALAAAGRWDEAEAALTTALALNPDYPPALAGRGVTAHRRGDRAAARVDYEHSVRLKPDYVPALYNLGLLAQESPEPGAAVAAEEWYRRALAINPRHRDSLLNLGVLLLGQQRTEEAAAALTAAHSVSPDAPEVLYYSGVAAERQGRFGDAYAYYRRAWETARASGRTALARDARTRLTALDPP; from the coding sequence GTGGATCGTTCCGACCGCCTGGGAACCCTCGCCCTGATCGGACTGTGCCTCGTTACCAGCCTCCTCTACTTGCCGTTCATTGACCATCCCTTCCAGTACGACGACGAGCACGCCATCGTCGCCAACGCCGCGTTATGGCAACCGGGCGCTTGGCAGGCAGCCTTGACCGGGACCATGCCGTCGAGCGGGGAGGTGCTGAGCGGGCATTACCGGCCGCTGACCTATTTGACGTATTGGGCCACGCTGCGATCGGCAGGGCCGTCGCCCAGCGCGTTTCACGCGGTCAACCTGATCTTGCACCTGTCGGCCGTGGGCCTGTTGTTGATCCTCGTCCGGAACCTGGCGCTCGATCGCAAGGTCGCGGTCCTGACCGCGGCGCTCTTCGCGCTGCACCCGGCCGTGAGCGAGGCCGTGCTCTATGCGTCCGCTCGAGCGACCCTGTTGTCGTCCGTCTTCATGCTGGCCGCGCTCGTCTGCTACGCGCAGGCGCGGTCAAGACAAACGGCCGGGCATTCATCGGCCGGATGGTGGGCGGGGTGGGCCGTGCTGGGGCTCGCCGCCCTGCTCTCGAAGGAGACCAGCGTGGTGCTGCCCCTGCTCTGCGTGGCCATGGACGCTATCGTCTCCGAGCACAACGAGCGGCCCTCCGGATGGCGCCGATGGGGACCGCACGCCGCGGCCTTCGGCGTGATCCTGGGTTTTGCGGCCTGGTTCGGGGTGTGGCGCGCCGCGACCTCGGCGTTGACCACAACCGACGCGGTGTCGCGCTACATCGCCGTCGTGGTTGGACAGATCAGCGCGATGGCCATGGCGATCCGGGTGTTCGTGTTTCCGTGGCCGCTCACCGTGGACCATCCCCTGCCGGCCTGGCCCGAGCCCGGCGCCTGGCTGCTCGTCTCCCTGGTCGGGGCATGGGGTGTGGCCGGACTCGTTGCCTTGTCTTCAACGCCGCCGGCATGGAGGCGGGCGGGATTTTTCGCGCTCTGGGTGATCATTATCGCGCTGCCCACCACGCTGTGGCCGTTGAACGTGCCGTTTCAGGAGCACCGCGCCTACCTCCAACACGCGGGACTGGCGGCCCTGACCGCCCTGGGCGTGGCTCGGCTGCTTGATGCGCGGCGGGTCGGACGGACCGTCGGCGTGCTGGTCGGAGGCACGGCCCTGATTGCGAGCAGTTGGCTCATCATCGACCAGGGACGCCGGTGGAGCGATCCGGTTCGGCTCTGGGACCACGCGCGTCTGACCGCGCCCGCGTCGTTCCGGGCGCAGACCAACGCTGGACTCGCCCTGGCGGCTGCAGGGCGCTGGGACGAAGCCGAAGCCGCGTTGACCACCGCCCTGGCGCTCAACCCCGACTACCCGCCGGCCCTGGCTGGCCGAGGCGTGACCGCGCACCGCCGCGGGGATCGCGCCGCGGCCCGTGTGGACTATGAGCACTCGGTCCGTCTCAAGCCCGACTATGTCCCGGCGTTGTATAACCTGGGACTACTGGCCCAGGAGTCGCCAGAGCCTGGTGCAGCGGTTGCGGCGGAGGAATGGTATCGCCGGGCGCTGGCAATCAATCCGCGCCACCGCGACAGCTTGCTGAACCTGGGAGTGCTCCTGCTCGGCCAACAGCGGACCGAGGAAGCCGCCGCCGCGTTGACCGCGGCCCACTCGGTCTCGCCCGATGCCCCGGAGGTGCTCTATTACTCCGGCGTGGCGGCCGAACGCCAAGGCCGTTTCGGCGACGCGTATGCGTACTACCGTCGGGCGTGGGAAACCGCGCGCGCGAGCGGACGCACCGCATTGGCCCGCGACGCCCGGACGCGGCTGACCGCGCTCGACCCGCCTTGA